Proteins from a single region of Dasypus novemcinctus isolate mDasNov1 chromosome 16, mDasNov1.1.hap2, whole genome shotgun sequence:
- the LOC101425538 gene encoding olfactory receptor 2AJ1-like has product MLILICLDSRLHTPMYFLLCQLSIMDLLYSSTFVPKIATDYLSGKNTISFTYCAIQLILFTTIVGAECLLLAVMAYDRYVAICHPLHYAILMRPTVCALMVCGSWISALFNALVHVIYTLNLPYCASREIHHFFCEIPALLKLVCADTSLYENGLYVSSVVFLLIPIFSIMASYGQILSTVLQLESNLGLRKALATCSSHMIVISLFYGTTIFKYFIPKAYHTAEQDEIVSVFYTIVTPMLNPLIYCLRNRDVARALRKLLGR; this is encoded by the coding sequence ATGTTAATTCTCATTTGTTTGGACTCTCGACTCCATACACCTATGTATTTCCTTCTTTGCCAACTTTCCATCATGGACCTCTTGTATAGTTCCACTTTTGTCCCCAAGATAGCCACCGATTACCTGTCTGGGAAGAATAccatttcctttacttattgtGCAATTCAGCTCATTCTCTTCACGACCATTGTTGGAGCAGAGTGTCTTCTACTGGCAGTCATGGcttatgaccgctatgtggctaTATGCCACCCTCTCCATTACGCAATTCTCATGCGCCCTACAGTTTGTGCCTTAATGGTGTGTGGTAGCTGGATAAGTGCTCTGTTCAATGCCTTGGTTCATGTCATATATACTCTGAATCTCCCTTACTGTGCCTCCCGGGAAATTCATCACTTTTTTTGTGAGATCCCAGCTCTCCTGAAACTTGTTTGTGCTGATACATCTCTTTATGAAAATGGGCTTTATGTTAGTAGTGTTGTGTTCCTCCTCATTCCTATATTTTCCATAATGGCCTCATATGGGCAGATACTTTCTACCGTTTTGCAATTAGAATCAAACTTAGGGTTGAGAAAGGCTTTGGCAACGTGTTCTTCCCATATGATTGTGATTTCTCTTTTCTATGGAACAACAATCTTCAAATACTTTATCCCCAAAGCCTATCACACTGCTGAGCAAGATGAAATAGTGTCTGTCTTCTACACAATTGTCACTCCTATGCTAAACCCCCTCATCTACTGTCTTCGAAACAGAGATGTGGCTCGAGCCCTCAGGAAACTTCTGGGAAggtaa